From the genome of Biomphalaria glabrata chromosome 17, xgBioGlab47.1, whole genome shotgun sequence, one region includes:
- the LOC129923551 gene encoding uncharacterized protein LOC129923551 has protein sequence MKFVNLFLLCFLAGLLEVSPAFRFGGFPRFMPIPFRPPVRIPVGPPIKAPIPPKPPVPAKVPVPVPGKVPVPIKAPVPVPGKVPLPIKRPEKLPVPTRQPVTARVTPKAPEKLPVPTRQPVTARMTPNAPVTAIVTPKAPEKLPVPTRQPVTARVTPKAPVTARVTPKDPVTPRKPADGFKAEATVQITFEVKLGQASAAESMAGIKKVLPAFVALCNSSWNTDECEAEYSGVFQSDEKTFCFKLYQFIQCLSTNCTDIDSLNFNKETLKLFCVEPGPGPELESSTSSVAP, from the exons ATGAAA TTCGTCAACTTGTTCCTGTTGTGCTTTCTTG CCGGATTATTAGAAGTATCACCGGCATTTCGGTTCGGAGGATTTCCTCGATTTATGCCCATTCCATTTCGACCACCAGTCAGAATTCCGGTGGGCCCACCCATTAAAGCCCCGATACCCCCTAAGCCCCCTGTTCCAGCTAAAGTACCTGTACCTGTACCTGGTAAAGTTCCAGTGCCCATCAAAGCACCCGTACCTGTACCTGGTAAAGTACCTCTACCTATTAAAAGACCAGAAAAACTTCCAGTTCCTACCAGACAGCCAGTGACAGCTAGAGTGACTCCTAAAGCTCCAGAAAAACTTCCAGTTCCTACCAGACAGCCAGTGACAGCTAGAATGACTCCTAATGCTCCAGTGACAGCTATAGTGACTCCTAAAGCTCCAGAAAAACTTCCAGTTCCTACCAGACAGCCAGTGACAGCTAGAGTGACTCCTAAGGCTCCAGTAACAGCTAGAGTGACTCCTAAGGATCCAGTGACACCCCGGAAGCCTGCAGACGGGTTCAAAGCAGAGGCGACTGTTCAGATTACATTCGAAGTGAAACTGGGACAAGCTAGTGCAGCGGAAAGCA TGGCAGGAATTAAGAAAGTGTTACCTGCGTTTGTCGCCTTGTGTAACTCGAGTTGGAATACAGATGAATGTGAAGCTGAGTATTCAGGAGTATTTCAAAGTGACGAGAAGACGTTTTGCTT TAAACTTTACCAGTTTATCCAATGCCTAAGTACAAATTGTACAGACATAGACAGTTTAAATTTCAACAAGGAGACTCTGAAATTGTTCTGCGTGGAACCTGGACCTGGTCCAGAACTG gagTCGTCCACGAGCAGCGTAGCACCTTAA